The Pseudodesulfovibrio sp. zrk46 genome contains a region encoding:
- the flhA gene encoding flagellar biosynthesis protein FlhA has protein sequence MSQSPSSQLAPKIDYKKFAKQGDILLAGGVVTILFVMLIPLPTFFIDFMLTVSISLGLVILVTSMFMTSPLEFSIFPTLLLVTTLLRLSLNVATTRAILLYGDEGTDAAGSVIQSFGEFVVGGNYVIGIVIFLILFLLNKKVIVTGTTRIAEVAARFTLDAMPGKQMAVEADLNAGLIDEKQATEQRDHMRREADFYGAMDGAGKFVSGDVNAGFMITCINIIGGFMIGVIQKDMPWMDAAQTYTLLTIGDGLVATIPSLIISTSAGIIVSRAAAEAKMGEEFIGQLSFHHRALKLVSGILLIFAIVPGMPTVPFMILSALIFGIAKLSASHFVHAEDAEDENAAGAANDAATLDTPEEVQALLPLDQLELEVGYGLIPLVDEEQSGNLLSRIRSIRRQFALDMGVVVPSLHLRDNLQLKPGEYRVVIKGNPVAQAELLIDHYLAMDPGDAKHRIQGVETVEPAFNLPAVWIPEAQKEEAMLAGYTVVDPSTVIATHLTEVFRRNLHEFLGRQETQELLDNLAKRAPKAVESLVPAVLSLGGVQKVLQSLVEENVSIRDLLTIVETLADYATATQDPAQLTEFVRAKMGRTIIKPYSGEEGVLPIITLSQQINDILSNAMRPAEQGGYLALEPGVAQQIIQAINKATEEAFVADGTPVLLVSPNIRSQFAQLLNRFIPTLPVLSQAEIPSDVKIQSAATVEL, from the coding sequence ATGTCTCAATCTCCAAGCAGCCAACTCGCTCCCAAGATTGATTATAAAAAGTTCGCCAAACAGGGCGACATACTCCTCGCAGGCGGCGTGGTGACCATCCTCTTCGTGATGCTCATCCCGCTCCCAACTTTCTTCATCGATTTCATGCTGACTGTCAGCATCTCTCTCGGTTTGGTCATTCTCGTGACGTCAATGTTCATGACTTCCCCCCTCGAGTTCTCCATTTTCCCAACCCTGCTTCTTGTCACCACATTGCTCCGATTGTCACTCAATGTGGCAACAACTCGTGCAATTCTGCTCTATGGCGATGAGGGCACCGATGCTGCAGGTTCAGTCATTCAAAGTTTTGGTGAATTTGTTGTCGGTGGTAACTACGTCATCGGTATCGTCATCTTCTTGATCCTCTTCCTGCTGAACAAAAAGGTTATCGTAACCGGTACCACCCGCATCGCGGAAGTGGCCGCTCGATTCACCCTGGATGCAATGCCAGGTAAGCAAATGGCTGTCGAAGCTGACCTCAATGCAGGCTTGATCGACGAAAAACAAGCGACTGAACAACGTGATCATATGCGCCGAGAAGCTGACTTTTACGGCGCTATGGACGGTGCAGGCAAGTTCGTCTCGGGAGACGTTAACGCAGGTTTCATGATCACCTGTATCAACATCATTGGTGGATTCATGATCGGCGTCATCCAGAAGGACATGCCATGGATGGACGCTGCCCAGACATATACCCTGCTGACCATCGGTGACGGTCTTGTTGCAACGATCCCCTCTCTGATCATTTCCACCTCCGCTGGTATCATTGTTTCCCGTGCAGCAGCTGAAGCCAAGATGGGTGAAGAATTCATCGGCCAGCTTTCTTTCCACCACCGAGCACTCAAGCTGGTGTCTGGTATATTGCTGATTTTTGCCATCGTCCCCGGTATGCCCACCGTGCCGTTTATGATACTCTCAGCACTGATCTTCGGTATCGCCAAGCTGTCTGCGAGCCATTTTGTTCATGCTGAAGATGCTGAAGACGAGAACGCTGCGGGGGCAGCCAATGATGCTGCAACGTTGGATACACCAGAAGAAGTACAGGCCCTGTTGCCCCTCGACCAGTTGGAATTGGAAGTTGGCTACGGCCTGATCCCCTTGGTTGACGAAGAGCAAAGCGGCAATCTGCTCTCAAGAATCCGATCCATCCGCCGCCAGTTCGCACTGGACATGGGTGTCGTTGTCCCGTCGCTGCACCTGCGGGACAACCTCCAGCTCAAGCCAGGCGAATACCGCGTTGTCATCAAGGGCAACCCTGTCGCACAAGCCGAGTTACTTATAGATCACTATCTGGCCATGGATCCAGGAGATGCCAAGCACCGCATTCAGGGCGTGGAGACTGTAGAGCCCGCATTCAATCTGCCCGCTGTCTGGATCCCGGAAGCACAGAAAGAAGAAGCCATGCTGGCTGGCTACACCGTTGTCGATCCGTCCACAGTTATCGCGACTCACCTCACCGAAGTATTCCGCCGCAACCTGCACGAGTTCCTCGGCCGCCAGGAAACTCAGGAACTGCTCGACAACCTTGCGAAGCGCGCTCCCAAGGCAGTAGAAAGCTTGGTCCCGGCAGTCCTCAGTTTGGGTGGAGTTCAAAAGGTCCTGCAGTCTCTCGTCGAAGAAAACGTGTCTATCCGCGACCTGCTGACCATTGTGGAAACTTTGGCAGACTACGCAACTGCTACTCAGGATCCCGCTCAGCTGACAGAGTTTGTTCGAGCCAAGATGGGCCGCACCATCATCAAGCCATACTCTGGCGAAGAAGGAGTTCTGCCTATCATTACACTGAGTCAACAGATCAACGACATTCTGTCCAACGCCATGAGGCCCGCAGAGCAGGGAGGCTACCTTGCCCTCGAACCCGGCGTCGCCCAACAGATAATCCAGGCCATCAACAAGGCCACTGAAGAAGCATTTGTGGCCGACGGCACCCCAGTCCTGCTGGTAAGTCCGAATATCAGAAGCCAGTTCGCACAGCTCCTCAACAGGTTCATCCCCACCCTGCCTGTACTTTCTCAGGCAGAGATTCCGTCTGACGTAAAAATTCAATCGGCAGCAACCGTCGAACTGTAG
- a CDS encoding flagellar biosynthesis protein FlhF: MRMKTFRAANSTAAFAQVKADLGEDAVILSNKTVTENGVKCCEIVAAVEPAPPIRKAEPKRMTRDDMVEDAMKASVGWQREWSQIKGQILQLMKPQMDLDKLSPKQKLAMEYLEREDVNEKVLAKLFCELRDNERLSIVPALECLVDASPISAKNSTVKFHAFTGPGGAGKTSSLVRIALREKKANPNARICLATADGGRGKGRIVLKHYAELTGLAFREIITRDDFHLLKQEADHFDMIFVDLPGLPGQTSLEEWLPLYGLAGCNDLAIHLVLNPYYSEAQFERFLDKYKSEQLASVIWTKLDEACTFGAILNMAFACGLPVSALSYGSGLKNSIAPASREMIWRLLFMRKLPSGDIQP, encoded by the coding sequence ATGAGAATGAAGACGTTTCGGGCCGCCAACTCAACTGCGGCATTTGCTCAGGTCAAGGCTGATCTTGGTGAAGATGCGGTCATCCTTTCGAACAAGACGGTCACGGAAAACGGCGTTAAGTGCTGTGAAATAGTAGCCGCAGTTGAACCCGCTCCCCCCATCCGTAAGGCTGAGCCCAAGCGCATGACCCGCGACGATATGGTCGAAGACGCCATGAAAGCTTCCGTAGGCTGGCAACGTGAATGGAGCCAGATAAAAGGCCAGATCCTGCAGCTCATGAAGCCGCAAATGGATTTGGATAAGCTTTCCCCAAAGCAAAAGCTTGCGATGGAGTATCTTGAGCGTGAAGACGTCAATGAAAAGGTTTTGGCCAAACTCTTTTGTGAACTACGCGACAACGAGCGCCTTTCAATTGTTCCAGCTCTTGAATGCCTTGTAGACGCAAGTCCGATCAGTGCCAAAAATTCGACGGTGAAGTTTCATGCATTTACTGGCCCTGGTGGTGCTGGCAAGACCTCGAGCCTTGTACGTATCGCTCTGCGAGAAAAGAAGGCCAACCCCAATGCTAGAATCTGCCTTGCAACAGCAGACGGAGGCCGAGGCAAGGGACGCATTGTTCTCAAGCATTACGCAGAACTGACAGGGCTTGCCTTCCGTGAGATCATAACCCGAGACGACTTTCATCTCTTGAAGCAGGAAGCAGATCATTTCGATATGATTTTCGTGGACCTGCCCGGCCTGCCAGGTCAGACATCTTTGGAGGAATGGCTGCCTTTATATGGCCTAGCCGGTTGCAACGACCTGGCAATCCACCTTGTTCTTAATCCCTATTATTCCGAGGCGCAGTTCGAAAGATTCCTCGACAAGTACAAAAGTGAACAACTTGCAAGCGTTATCTGGACGAAACTCGATGAAGCCTGTACATTTGGTGCAATATTGAACATGGCGTTCGCATGCGGGCTGCCGGTTTCCGCACTTTCGTACGGTTCCGGACTCAAAAACAGCATCGCACCGGCCTCCAGGGAAATGATCTGGCGGCTCTTGTTCATGCGCAAGTTGCCCAGCGGCGACATTCAACCTTAA
- the fliR gene encoding flagellar biosynthetic protein FliR: protein MDIFGFNPGDLLSFLLTLFRISIVLFLLPFFGSKSIPNPVKAALVLILTAALWPQLSFPGSEFPGTGTGLAIMVLGEIILGLILGLLVNFLFGAVQFGGQIIGFQMGFSMVNVVDPITGVSNAVTAHFLYMCTMLTFLVLNGHLQLLNAVGMSFQYIPPGGLLITPNLAHHIFEFSTIMFVLAIKIAAPVMAALFLVDLALALISRAAPQMHVLTLGFPIKITVGFFFLGFMFTIMSIYVTDFLRDIGVVFQDLMKIASPLNK, encoded by the coding sequence ATGGATATTTTCGGATTCAATCCGGGCGACTTGCTCAGCTTCCTCCTGACGCTTTTCAGGATCAGTATCGTATTATTCCTGCTACCTTTTTTTGGCAGCAAGTCCATACCTAACCCAGTCAAAGCTGCTCTTGTCCTGATTTTGACAGCCGCCCTGTGGCCTCAACTGTCATTCCCCGGATCAGAGTTCCCTGGAACAGGAACAGGCCTGGCAATAATGGTGCTTGGAGAGATTATTCTCGGACTTATCCTTGGACTTCTTGTCAATTTTCTGTTTGGAGCGGTTCAGTTCGGTGGGCAGATTATTGGTTTCCAAATGGGCTTCTCAATGGTTAACGTTGTAGACCCTATCACCGGTGTCAGCAACGCCGTTACTGCCCACTTCCTCTACATGTGCACCATGCTTACCTTCCTAGTGCTCAATGGCCACCTTCAGTTGCTCAATGCCGTTGGAATGAGTTTCCAGTATATTCCGCCCGGAGGCTTGCTCATTACTCCAAATCTGGCACACCATATATTCGAATTTTCTACGATTATGTTCGTCCTAGCCATTAAAATTGCAGCGCCTGTCATGGCGGCTCTTTTCCTTGTCGACCTTGCCCTTGCTCTCATCTCACGAGCAGCACCACAAATGCACGTTCTGACCCTCGGCTTTCCTATAAAAATTACGGTTGGTTTCTTTTTCCTTGGGTTCATGTTCACTATCATGTCCATCTATGTCACAGACTTCCTCAGAGACATTGGCGTTGTTTTCCAGGATCTCATGAAAATTGCTTCGCCACTCAATAAATAG
- a CDS encoding tRNA 2-thiocytidine biosynthesis TtcA family protein, producing MASWGKLTFAQKQCVSATGKLMQKTDMVSSGARIGIAASGGVDSFLMLKVLTIRKAIMPFPVELMALHINPGFEPESHAPLIDFCAEHGVPLHIELTDFGPRAHTDENRSKSPCFYCAMKRRKKLFELCRDYNLTHLAFGHNADDNVVTFFMNVLQNGRAEGLYVNEPFFGGNLQVIRPTMLLDKKTVIKAAKQWELPVWENVCPSNGVTKRDEVHEWLRQTWKSDKRIKNNIFNAITRQQVDLTSKKV from the coding sequence ATGGCATCTTGGGGCAAACTTACCTTTGCACAAAAACAGTGCGTTTCAGCCACTGGCAAGCTTATGCAAAAGACCGACATGGTCTCTAGCGGGGCTCGTATCGGCATCGCTGCATCTGGAGGAGTAGACAGCTTCCTGATGCTCAAAGTACTGACCATCCGGAAGGCAATCATGCCCTTCCCTGTTGAGCTGATGGCACTTCACATCAATCCGGGATTCGAACCTGAATCTCATGCACCACTGATCGACTTCTGTGCAGAGCACGGCGTTCCGTTACATATTGAATTAACCGATTTCGGTCCTCGCGCCCACACCGATGAAAACAGAAGCAAGTCCCCTTGCTTCTACTGCGCCATGAAACGCCGCAAAAAGCTCTTTGAGCTCTGCCGCGATTACAACCTCACCCACCTCGCCTTCGGACATAACGCAGACGACAATGTAGTTACATTCTTCATGAACGTCCTCCAAAACGGACGAGCTGAAGGTCTTTATGTCAATGAACCCTTCTTTGGCGGCAACCTGCAGGTAATTCGCCCCACAATGCTGCTCGACAAGAAAACCGTCATTAAAGCAGCCAAACAATGGGAACTGCCCGTTTGGGAAAACGTCTGCCCCTCCAATGGAGTTACTAAACGAGACGAAGTGCATGAATGGCTGCGCCAAACTTGGAAGAGCGATAAACGGATAAAGAACAATATCTTCAATGCCATAACGCGCCAACAGGTTGACTTGACAAGTAAAAAAGTCTAG
- a CDS encoding MinD/ParA family protein — translation MTSNFPMVLSVTSGKGGVGKTNMSVNLAYSLSMAGKNVVLLDADLGLANVDVILGMAPEHNLFHLFHEDMTLDKILYDTPYGFKILPASSGVSDMVDLDKGQKLDLLDAMDTMEDKVDYLIVDTGAGINDNVLYFNLAVQERLLVITPEPTSLTDAYALIKVLKLHHGVERFRVLVNMVKDKKSAKDVYIKLLNACDHFLDGISLDLVGFIPFDPNVRNSVIAQTPFCHKFPKTPASVAVRQTAQKLGTWQVTPNTDGNIKFFWKKLLFQERSVA, via the coding sequence ATGACTTCCAATTTCCCTATGGTTCTTTCCGTAACCTCCGGCAAGGGCGGCGTCGGAAAAACCAATATGTCCGTCAACCTCGCCTACTCTTTGAGCATGGCTGGCAAAAATGTGGTCCTGCTTGATGCCGACCTCGGGCTTGCCAATGTTGACGTCATTCTTGGAATGGCTCCGGAACACAACCTGTTCCATCTTTTCCATGAGGACATGACTCTGGACAAAATACTGTATGATACACCCTATGGCTTCAAGATCCTGCCCGCCTCTTCAGGCGTCAGCGACATGGTGGATCTGGACAAAGGCCAGAAGCTCGACCTTTTGGATGCCATGGACACCATGGAAGACAAAGTAGACTATCTGATCGTTGATACTGGAGCCGGTATTAATGACAACGTGCTCTACTTCAACCTTGCTGTTCAGGAGCGTCTGTTGGTGATAACTCCTGAACCAACCTCCCTGACCGATGCCTATGCACTGATTAAAGTGCTTAAGCTGCATCATGGAGTGGAACGTTTCCGTGTCCTCGTCAACATGGTCAAGGACAAAAAGTCCGCCAAGGACGTTTACATCAAGCTACTCAATGCCTGCGACCACTTTCTGGATGGCATTTCTTTGGATTTGGTCGGTTTTATTCCTTTTGACCCCAACGTGCGCAACTCGGTCATCGCCCAAACGCCGTTTTGCCACAAGTTCCCCAAGACTCCGGCTAGCGTCGCGGTTCGGCAGACCGCACAGAAACTGGGCACATGGCAAGTAACCCCGAATACAGATGGCAATATTAAATTCTTCTGGAAGAAGCTCCTCTTCCAAGAACGATCCGTGGCGTGA
- a CDS encoding chemotaxis response regulator CheY — protein sequence MSYDKNMRVLVVDDFSTMRKIVKNILRQIGFTNIVEADDGSTAWEVLNKDNIDFIVSDWNMPTMSGIDLLRKVRASEEYADIPFLMVTAEAQQENIIEAVQAKVSNYIVKPFTPETLSQKIDKIFA from the coding sequence ATGAGCTACGATAAAAACATGCGTGTTCTTGTTGTTGATGACTTTTCCACCATGCGCAAGATCGTGAAGAACATCCTGCGCCAGATTGGTTTCACCAACATCGTTGAAGCCGATGACGGTTCCACTGCTTGGGAAGTACTCAACAAGGACAACATCGATTTCATCGTCTCTGACTGGAACATGCCTACTATGTCCGGCATCGACCTGCTTCGCAAAGTACGCGCCAGCGAAGAATACGCCGACATCCCCTTCCTGATGGTTACCGCTGAAGCACAGCAGGAGAATATCATCGAAGCGGTACAGGCTAAGGTGTCCAACTACATCGTTAAGCCGTTCACTCCGGAAACCCTGAGCCAGAAGATCGACAAAATCTTCGCTTAA
- a CDS encoding FliA/WhiG family RNA polymerase sigma factor, whose product MAILNSSGRSSSSKNDPWRELEKGAKSWDEFSPRDRENIVRFYSPKIRILALRLKAKLPQSVELNELLSAGSLGLLDALGKFNPDLGIKFETYSENRIKGAMLDELRRMDWFSRGLRQKVKVLEDAQRHIEHETGAPATSEQLQEHTGMSEKEVQQGLEALHNQMCLSLDSFHENVIGRKHMTEDEPFQSTAFQEIVDKVANLIEELTPREKLVISLYYGEELNMKETAEVMDITEGRVSQLHSQALKKLRKTFRARYESEE is encoded by the coding sequence ATGGCAATATTAAATTCTTCTGGAAGAAGCTCCTCTTCCAAGAACGATCCGTGGCGTGAACTGGAAAAGGGCGCCAAGAGTTGGGACGAGTTTTCACCGCGTGACCGCGAGAACATCGTCCGCTTCTACTCGCCCAAAATCCGCATCCTCGCCCTCCGCCTCAAGGCGAAGCTTCCCCAGTCCGTAGAGCTCAATGAGCTTCTTAGTGCTGGCAGCCTCGGTTTGCTTGACGCCCTGGGCAAGTTCAACCCAGATCTTGGCATCAAATTCGAGACTTACTCTGAGAACCGAATCAAAGGAGCCATGCTCGACGAGCTTAGGCGTATGGACTGGTTCTCTCGTGGCCTAAGACAGAAGGTAAAAGTACTCGAGGATGCTCAGCGTCATATTGAGCATGAAACCGGCGCCCCTGCGACATCTGAACAACTGCAGGAACACACTGGAATGTCTGAAAAAGAGGTCCAACAGGGACTTGAGGCACTCCACAACCAAATGTGCTTGAGCCTCGACAGTTTTCATGAGAATGTTATCGGCCGAAAGCACATGACCGAGGACGAGCCTTTTCAGTCAACGGCATTTCAGGAGATAGTCGACAAAGTAGCGAATCTCATTGAGGAATTGACGCCAAGGGAAAAATTGGTCATATCTTTATACTACGGCGAAGAGTTAAACATGAAGGAAACTGCCGAGGTTATGGACATAACCGAGGGACGCGTTTCCCAGTTACACTCTCAAGCCTTGAAAAAATTGAGAAAAACTTTCAGAGCTCGCTACGAAAGCGAGGAGTAA
- a CDS encoding M23 family metallopeptidase, with amino-acid sequence MLFRKYHIVVFKDKQGSCKKFQVRGWFIATLFLLMVGLTTGNVILWKKYANHSRVEKGLNLAEKTVQEQKTQLLSLSQKISSLQKNLGRIRDFDSKLRVMINLDQDGSQATAPKGGPANENFSKGYLPLYRQELLARKMHEFLRQLNVEARLEEVRQQEIMHTLRNNQNILEATPSIWPTSGWVTSGFAWRTSPFTGKREFHKGIDISAPRGTPVYAPARGSITFTGRDGAYGLSIRLKHNASLSTRFAHLHRIAVKNGKKVTRGELIGYVGNTGRSTGPHLHYEVRLNGVPVNPKRYILN; translated from the coding sequence ATGCTTTTCAGAAAATATCATATTGTTGTCTTTAAAGACAAACAAGGATCCTGCAAAAAGTTCCAGGTGAGAGGATGGTTTATTGCCACCCTCTTTCTTTTGATGGTCGGGCTGACCACTGGCAATGTCATTCTTTGGAAGAAATACGCCAACCACTCCCGTGTTGAGAAAGGCCTCAACTTAGCAGAAAAAACGGTTCAGGAACAAAAAACACAACTCCTCAGCCTCTCCCAAAAAATTTCATCACTACAGAAAAATCTAGGTCGCATTCGTGATTTTGACTCCAAACTTCGAGTCATGATCAACCTTGACCAAGATGGCAGCCAAGCAACGGCCCCTAAGGGTGGCCCGGCTAATGAGAATTTCTCTAAGGGCTATCTGCCGCTTTACCGCCAAGAGCTTCTGGCTCGCAAGATGCATGAATTCCTCCGTCAGTTGAACGTGGAAGCGCGACTCGAAGAAGTCCGCCAGCAGGAAATTATGCACACGTTGCGAAACAACCAGAATATCCTTGAAGCAACACCGTCTATCTGGCCCACTTCCGGCTGGGTAACATCCGGTTTTGCTTGGCGCACCTCGCCATTCACCGGCAAGCGCGAATTCCATAAGGGGATTGATATTTCAGCTCCACGCGGTACACCGGTTTATGCTCCTGCTCGCGGTTCTATCACCTTTACTGGGCGTGACGGAGCGTACGGCCTGTCCATTCGTCTGAAGCACAACGCCAGTCTTTCAACACGCTTTGCACACCTTCACCGCATTGCCGTGAAGAACGGCAAAAAGGTTACTCGCGGAGAACTCATCGGATATGTTGGCAATACAGGCCGAAGCACTGGCCCGCACCTCCATTATGAGGTCCGCCTGAACGGTGTTCCGGTCAACCCGAAACGATACATCCTGAACTAA
- a CDS encoding DUF4340 domain-containing protein: MKRLSFVLTIVLLGVIAGVGYWYTTLNKEEFDHSRWLSNSFDNVRSIHVQGKMGSFMLSGEKGDWEAQVPGASWNVTARALSAKVMDYLGKLAALEPHRSTGGFDRGGPEQYGLDNPDLKIIVTFGAENVEPLTVKLTSDGAGTIYGWNSRSKGLVYEFAQKALDSLALPATNFLDRKVFNFDQEDVAKVQLLQPFGSSWLVEKRKEGFFFSLPGYLKDKPASDSALKLYIHSLALLKAGNLVLEPVVTEKRLPVLTVKVWAGKETEPGLVNFFTIKDSPDQYLGKSSWLTVPFTLDAQSVSQLVKSAFDVQGRSVVKLDLGDVGRFLVMHGDASYVVERGETGWRLLDGKKDLQGIDMFLWRFTELQFEALPLNNLPATALKLMYCKLMDKDGDKLTELTFYADPKLPQGQCWMKNGGGMYYPVSSRLLKDLQGMFPTNAPANGPGA; encoded by the coding sequence TTGAAACGATTGAGCTTTGTTTTGACCATTGTCCTTCTCGGCGTTATCGCTGGTGTAGGTTATTGGTACACTACATTAAATAAAGAAGAATTTGACCATTCTCGTTGGTTGTCTAATTCTTTTGACAACGTGCGCTCCATTCATGTTCAGGGCAAGATGGGCTCTTTCATGCTTTCCGGTGAAAAGGGAGATTGGGAGGCTCAGGTTCCTGGTGCTTCATGGAATGTTACTGCGCGCGCTTTGTCTGCCAAAGTGATGGATTATCTTGGGAAGCTTGCCGCATTGGAACCCCATCGTTCGACTGGAGGTTTTGATCGCGGCGGTCCAGAACAGTATGGCCTAGATAACCCTGATCTTAAGATTATAGTTACATTTGGTGCGGAGAACGTTGAGCCGTTGACTGTCAAGCTGACGTCTGACGGTGCGGGTACCATATATGGTTGGAATTCCCGTAGCAAAGGGCTTGTTTATGAATTCGCTCAAAAGGCTCTGGATTCTTTAGCGCTTCCTGCTACAAATTTCTTGGATCGAAAGGTGTTTAATTTCGATCAGGAAGATGTTGCCAAGGTTCAACTGCTTCAACCCTTTGGTTCCAGTTGGCTTGTCGAGAAACGAAAGGAAGGATTCTTCTTCTCATTGCCTGGCTACCTGAAGGATAAGCCTGCATCTGATTCTGCTCTGAAGTTGTACATACACTCTTTGGCTTTGTTGAAAGCGGGCAATCTGGTTTTGGAGCCTGTTGTCACTGAAAAACGCTTGCCTGTGCTGACAGTCAAGGTGTGGGCTGGCAAGGAAACCGAACCGGGATTGGTAAACTTTTTTACCATTAAGGATTCACCTGATCAGTACCTGGGCAAATCTTCTTGGCTTACGGTTCCTTTTACTTTGGATGCTCAGAGTGTGAGCCAGTTGGTTAAGAGTGCCTTTGATGTACAGGGACGTTCCGTAGTCAAATTGGATTTGGGAGACGTAGGCCGTTTTCTCGTCATGCACGGTGATGCCAGTTATGTGGTGGAGCGTGGTGAGACAGGATGGCGCCTTTTAGATGGCAAAAAAGACCTGCAGGGCATTGACATGTTTCTGTGGCGATTTACTGAATTACAGTTCGAGGCATTACCGCTCAACAACTTGCCTGCCACAGCTTTGAAGCTTATGTATTGTAAGCTGATGGATAAAGATGGTGATAAGTTGACGGAACTAACTTTTTACGCCGATCCTAAACTGCCTCAGGGGCAGTGCTGGATGAAGAACGGTGGCGGGATGTATTATCCCGTTTCTAGCAGATTATTGAAGGATTTGCAGGGGATGTTCCCGACCAACGCGCCAGCGAATGGTCCGGGTGCATAG
- a CDS encoding flagellar type III secretion system protein FlhB: MPQKDPSKTEKATSKRRNKVRGEGNVPKSDEFTKAITLLMALIALRFLIGFYHDQFAEIYEWTFREAIHMEIDKNTAYSLFVWGVKKLGIIVLPLVLVLASVAYVTLRLQVGKLWSNKAMNPNFGKLFNITGALQKLFISPQAAINLGKSILTALAVGIAPYIVIKQEMHNLLPLFYANTHGIISFLLSVGYKMTFYALIPMMLIGIAHLWYTRWNYEEEIKMSKEEIKDEQKQAEGDPAIKMKQKQKMMEMITSRMFQDIPKADVVVTNPTHFAVALQYDALIAPAPLVLAKGVNRVAERIKEVAKEHNVPIEANPPLARALYKQVEIGETIPEELFQAVAALLAKLDKFKKR, translated from the coding sequence ATGCCACAGAAAGATCCAAGTAAAACAGAAAAAGCCACCTCAAAACGACGAAATAAGGTTCGTGGCGAAGGTAACGTCCCCAAGAGTGATGAGTTTACCAAAGCGATCACTCTTTTGATGGCACTCATCGCACTCCGATTCCTCATAGGTTTTTACCATGACCAATTTGCTGAGATCTATGAGTGGACTTTCCGTGAAGCGATTCACATGGAAATCGACAAAAACACGGCATACAGCCTTTTTGTTTGGGGAGTAAAAAAACTGGGCATTATCGTTCTGCCCCTCGTGCTTGTTCTGGCTAGCGTCGCCTACGTTACCCTCCGCCTTCAAGTTGGAAAACTGTGGTCAAACAAAGCCATGAACCCAAATTTCGGCAAGCTCTTTAACATAACTGGGGCCTTGCAAAAACTATTTATCAGCCCTCAAGCCGCTATAAACCTTGGGAAAAGCATATTGACCGCTTTGGCTGTTGGCATTGCGCCTTACATAGTCATCAAACAGGAGATGCACAATCTCCTACCTCTCTTTTACGCAAATACCCATGGCATCATCAGTTTTTTGCTGTCGGTAGGGTACAAGATGACCTTCTACGCCCTGATTCCCATGATGCTCATAGGAATCGCTCACCTTTGGTACACTCGTTGGAACTATGAGGAAGAAATCAAGATGTCCAAAGAGGAGATTAAAGACGAGCAAAAGCAAGCCGAAGGTGATCCGGCTATCAAAATGAAACAAAAGCAAAAAATGATGGAAATGATCACCAGCCGCATGTTTCAAGACATCCCTAAGGCGGATGTTGTTGTAACCAACCCCACCCACTTTGCCGTCGCTCTGCAATATGATGCTCTCATCGCTCCCGCCCCCTTGGTTTTAGCCAAGGGCGTGAACCGTGTTGCCGAACGAATCAAAGAAGTTGCAAAGGAACACAATGTTCCCATCGAAGCCAACCCTCCCTTGGCACGAGCTTTGTATAAACAAGTTGAAATCGGGGAAACCATCCCGGAGGAATTGTTCCAAGCGGTGGCGGCACTCCTGGCAAAACTTGATAAGTTTAAGAAACGCTAG